The DNA window TTCCGCGGACCTGGCTGATGAACGGAGTAATAAAGGCCAGTTCGCCCCGCGAGCGATCCACTTCAATGCTGGAGTGCCATTGGCGCACCAGACCGAAGCGAGCCAAAGCCGAGGTATCGACCAGGCCTGAAGTGCCGACCTGCAACTGGCAAAAAGCGGGCGTGCCGCCCAATAGCAGCAGGGCCAGCGACAGGAGGGGCGTTCGCATTACTCTTCTCCGCAAAGATGACAGCCGCCTGGCCAGCCAGCCAACGCTCTGTTGGCCGGAAAAGGCGCCGGGCTGTTGAAGAATGTCGGTTTCTGAAGGGAAAAGACCCTGCGGGCATTTATCGGCTGTTGGAACCCACCGACCGCATGGGCATCTCCTCTATCATAGCGGAAAACGCCCGCGGAGCCACAAAAAATTATCCCGGAGTCGCCAAAACGTGGAAGAAGTCGTCGTTTCTGATTCCCGTTTCCAGGACGGCTCGCCTTTGCATCCTGCCGCGGGGGGCCATCTGTAACCGTCGCGCCGGAGTTACCGGATCGGCCTGTTGCTGCGGCCGTCTGCTCCTGTCGGCTACCCGGGTCGGCTAACACGGGTCGGCTAACACGGGTCGGCTAACACGGGTCGGCTAACACGGGTCGGCTAACACGGGTCGACGGTCCCCGGCAGCGAACCCCGCGAGGGAAGCAGCCGCCAGGAGGGCAGGGGAGACGCCAAGAAAAAAAGACGGGCCGAACACCTGTTCGACCCGTCTCGTTTCATTAGCCGTTCTTCGCCAGGCGAAGAGTCGCCACGTTAGTGCGAGCAGCCGCAGCCGTAGCCGCAACCGCAGCGGTGACCACGATGGCCGCGGTGATGACCGTGGTGGCCATGACCACAGCTGCCGCAACCCGACAGCGAACCGCCGTGGCTGACAGCGACCGAAACTTCGGTCGGAACCATGCGGCAAACCTGGACCTGCACTTCGCGCTGGGTCGTGACCGGAACGCTCACGGTGTAGGTCTGGACGACTTCTTCCGCAACCGTGTTGTATTCGGTCACATTGACCGTTTCTTGACGGGTCTGGGGAACGGTCACAGTGTAGGATTCTTCGCGAGACTGCTCTTCGCGAACCATGCTGGTGACCTGGTAATCCTGGGTGCGTTCTTCACTGCGACAACGCTGGACCGTGACCGTACGACTGCGGGTCTCGGTGCTCCAGTCGACAACCTGCGACGACACGGTCCGGGTTTCCGGCTGCATGACGGTCACGGTGTAGCTGTAAGGAACTTCTTCCTGCACGTTCTCATAACGGGTGTAGGGCACTTCTTCGGTGACGACATTCGACACCCACACGCGACGGACAACCGTCTGGACCTGCGGGGCTTGACCGCAACCATTCGAAGCGTAACCGCCGTTGTGGCCATAACCGCCGCAACCGCCGCAGCCGCTGTGGGCCGGGGCGCAACCGCCGCAACCGGCCGCAGCGTGACCGCCGCAACCATTGCCACAGCCGCTGCTGCAGCCATTACCGCAACCGCTGCTGCAGCCATTACCGCAACCGGCCGAGTGGGCCGAGCCGTAGGAGCCGCAACCGCCGCAACCGGCGGCGGACGAACCCTGGCAGCCCGAGCCGTTGGAGGCCGAGCCATAGTTACTGCAGCCGCCGCTGGCCGGAACTTCCGACACGACCGACTGCCACGAACCGATGTCACGGCTCACGGTGCGGGTTTCCTGAACCGCCACCTGGCGGCAAACGGTCCGCGAACCGGTGCGTTCTTCCTGGCGGGGAACCATCACGGTGACTTCGCGTTCCACAGTGCGAGTGGTCGGCACCCGCACTTCGTAGGTCTGCTCGACTTCTTCCGTGTAAGGGACCTGCACGCTGTACGTACGAGTCCGGGTTTCCGTCACCGGACGGCAGACCGTGAAATTCACGGTGCGGCTGCGCGCTTCCTGCACGTAATCGGTAACTTCGCGGGTGACTTCCTTGGTAACGGGCACGCGGCGATTGACGGTGACCGTACGCTGCCGCTCTTCCTGTTGATACTCGGTCGAACTAACGATACGGGTTTCCGTCACATACTGCGGGCGAAGCACGGTGCGCGTAACATACTGCGGGGCGCTGGCTTCGCCGCATCCGCCGCTGGCACAACCGCCGCTGCCGCAACCACCATCAACATGACCGCCGCCGCTATTGCAACCACTGTTGCAAACGCCGCTGTAGCTGGCGCCGCAAGGATCACCGCAACCACCTGCACCGCGACCATGGCAACCATAAAAAGCCTGCGCTTCCGACGCCGCACAGCCAAACGCTACGCAAGCGGACAGAACCAAACAACGAAACATCAGGAGTCTCCCAGAAACAAAGAAGTATTAGAACGAACCTTGAAGCCGCCTCGTTCTGTGCGCCGGGGGATTCCCCCTGGCTGACGGTTCAATGCCGCTATAAGCGTACGTTCAACTCGCACCAATGTAATTCAAGATGGGTAAATTGGGTAGAATTTACAAAGATTTTTTATTGCGTTTGTTTTCTCCCGTGGAGAAGCAATGTTAAAGTCGAAGTGCAAGGCGCACAGAGTTGTTCGCGGCCCATTAAACTCTGGCGCCAAGGACACCCCCCCTCGTGACAAACCGAACGGACGCAATTCGGCCGTTTCGGGACTGCAGCCACGTGTTTTACCCCGCCAAAAAGTTGGTCCTTCTATGAAGATTCTCTGGATTCTCGCGATGACGTGCCTTATTGGCACCGTAACTGTTCTCCCGGTGAGTGCGGCTGAAGAAGACGAGCAGGTGGCCGGGCTGGTCGCCGTGCATACGCCGCAGACGCTGATCGACAAGAACATGCCAGTCGCCGAAGTCGGCCCCGGCGAGGTGCTGAGCGTGCTGGCCCAGCGCGAAGAGTTTTTATGGGTCGAAACGGCCGCCCAGAAACGCGGCTGGATCCTGAAAAACGCCGTGGTGAACCTGGCCGACGCCGATGTCGTGTTTGACACCCTGATTAAACAGGAACCTACCAACTGGGCGTTTTACGGCGGACGCGCGTTGGTCTGGGAAGCCCGGGGCGACGCCGAGAAAGCTCTGGCCGATTACGACAAAGCGATCGAACTGGGTCTGAAAGATCCGCTGGCCTATGTCAGTCGAGGCATGTTCTACGCCGCCGCCGGAAAGCTGGACGAAGCCCTGAAGGATTACGACCAGGCGATCGAACTGGGCCTCAAGAACGAACAGGTGTATTCCAACCGGGCGGCCGCCTACATGGCCAAACGCGATTTTGAAAAAGCAATGCGCGACTACGACGCCGTGGTCGCCATGAAACCCGAAGATCCGGCCGCCTACTACCAGCGCGCGGCGGCCGCCAAAATTGCCGGCGACTATGAAGCCGCCATCAAGGACTTCGGCCTCGCGATCCGCCTGCAGCCGAACCACACCCCAGCCCTGAACGGCCGCGGTTATATGTATTTTATGACGGGCAAGTCCCGCGAAGCGATCGCCGATTTTGACAAGGTCATCCAGCTGAACCCGCAAGACGCCCTGGCGTACAACAATCGCGGCTTCAACTACCAGCAGCTGGGCGAATTCAAAAAAGCCCTCGCTGATTACGCCAAGACCAATGAACTGGCGCCCAGTTACTCCCTGGCCCACCAGAACCGCGCCTGGCTCCTGGCGACCTGCCCCGACGAAAAGATCCGCGACGGGAAACAGGCGCTCGAATCGGGCGAAAACGCCTGCCGCATCAGCGAGTACCGCAGCCCCTACGATGTCAAATCGCTGGCGGCCGCCTATGCGGAAATTGGCGACTTTGAGAACGCCGTGAAGTGGCAGACCAAGGTTGTCACCCTGCTCAACGACGAAGACTCGCGCCAGATCGAGCGGGAAATTCTCAAAATGTACGCCGACAAAAAGCCGTACCGACTGAAAAAAGCCGACTGATCGGGCTGCCCTCACCGTCCCAGCACACGGACCGCAGGCGCCTGCCTGAAGCCCGCTTCTGTTCCGACGGCGATGCGGGTTGAACCGGGAAATCCTAAAATGCGGAGCCTTTTGCAGGCTCCGTTTCTTTTTTTGTCACGACCTGGCCGATAGCCGGGGCCTCTCCGGGAATGCACCCGCACCCCTTCCAGACGGCCCCTGGGTTGCCTGCGCTTCCCAGGGCGCCAGGCGAACTGCAGTTTTCCCTGCTCCTTGCAGGCTGCGCGCCCGACCAGGAGCTATGTTTGTCGGAACCGCTGTGGGCGCCTTGCTGCGCCGGCGATTGGCCGTCGTCTAGCGATCATTCATGATTTCGTTAAGATCATGCCTGATAGCGTACGACGGTGGTTTGAAGAAGGTTCCCCCCCCTCAAGTCCCGCCTGCCGTCCCGCCTGGCACACCCGTGTGGAGTCGTTAAACCATGTCGCAGAAAAATAGCAATTCTGCTGTTGCTTTCCTCTTTGAGAACTCGGTCTTTCTGATCGCGGGCGCCATCGTAGCGCTGGTGTGGGCCAACATGGACCCGGCCACCTACAAGCATCTGATCAAGTTCGAGTTCCAGAACCTGCTGTACGATAAAGACGTCGCACACGGGCACGGCGACCACGCTCACGACGACCACGCTCACGACGACCACGCCGGTGGCGACGCCGATCATGCGGCGGAGGGCACAGACCATGCCGACGCGACTGGCGATAGCGACGCAGATCATGCCGACACTGACACAGATCACGCCGCTTCCGGCGCCGATCATGCGGAGGCCGGCGCCGATCATGCCGACCACGGCAGCGACGCCGTTAAAGCGGAAGGGCATTCCCCAAAAGAACATCACGGGCATCCGCTCGATATCCAGTGGTTTGTAAACGACGTGCTCATGGCCTTGTTCTTTGCCATTGCCGGCAAGGAAGTCTGGGAAGCCTTGTTGCCCGGCGGCGCCTTGTCGAACCCGAAGAAGGCGGCGACGCCGTTGTTCGCCACGCTGGGCGGCGTACTGGGGCCGGTGCTCGTCTATCTGACCGGCGTGTTTGCGACGGGCCACTGGGATGATCTGGCCAAAGGCTGGGCAATCCCTTGTGCTACGGACATTGCGTTCAGTTATCTGGTCGCACGCCTGATCTTTGGCGCCACCCATCCTGCGATTGCCTTCTTGCTGTTGCTGGCGATTGCCGACGATGCAATCGGGCTGGTGATTCTGGCCGTGGCCTATCGCGACGCCGAGGCCAGCATGTCGCAATACCTGTGGCTGCTGTTGACGGTCGGAGCCGTGGGGATCGGCTATATGCTGCGTTACCTGCGAGTGCAGAATTTCTGGTTCTATCTGCTGATTCCAGGCGTGCTCAGCTGGCTTTCGTTTTATTACGCCGGCATCCACCCGGCGCTGGGTCTGGTCCCGATCATTCCGACCATGCCGCACGCCCATACCGACCTGGGGCTGTTCTCGCGGATGGAGCTCAAACGTCCTGACACCTTGAACCAGTTTGAACACTGGTGGAAGAATCCGGTCGAAATCATCCTGGGGCTCTTTGGCCTGGTGAACGCCGGCGTGGTGTTCTCGGCCGCCGGAGCGGGAACCGTCTGGGTGCTGGTCGGCCTGCTCCTGGGCAAGCCGATGGGCATTGTGTTCTTTACCTGGGTGGGAGATAAGGTCTTCAAGCTGGAGATGCCGAAGGGGATGAACTATCGCCATGTTGTGGCGATCGGTCTGGTCGCCAGTATCGGCTTTACGGTCGCCCTGTTTGTGTCGACGGTCGCCTTCAAGGTCGACGGATCGGCCGATCCGGTCGCCACCCAGGCGATCCAGGACTCCGTGAAAATGGGCGCCCTCGGCAGCTTCTTTGGTGCGGTGCTGGCCTTTATCGGCGCCAAGCTGATGGGCATCAAGCCGCTGCTCGGCGAAGACGAACCGACCGACGACAACGAAGTTGAAGCGGCCCACTAAGGCTCGCGGGATCAACGCCCGGCGGACAATCGTCCGCCGACGGCAAACAGACCGACGGCAGTCGTCGCCTGTTAAAATCGCATAACAAAAAAGGCGTCCCGTTCGGGGACGACTTTTTTCATGGTTCCATCAGGTTCTCTTGGCCGGCATCGGTCACTCTTCCGACATTTCCCGGGCGTGGTAGCTGCTGCGGACGAACGGGCCACTGGCCACTTTCGAGAAGCCCATCCGCTCGGCCGTCTGGCCGAGTTCGGCGAATTCTTCCGGCGGCAGATAACGCACAACGGGCAACAGGCGTTCGGTCGCCGGCTGCAGGTACTGGCCCAGGGTAAGGAAGTCGCAACCGGCTTCCAGCAGATCGGCCAGGGTGTCAAACAGCTCTTCGTGCGTTTCGCCCAGGCCCAGCATCAGGCCGCTTTTGGTTTTGATCTGGGGGTTCCGCTCTTTCACCCGGCGGAGCAGGGCGAGCGTCCAGGTGTAATCGGACTGCGGCCCGCGCACCTTGCGGTACAACCGCGGCACGGTTTCCGTATTGTGGTTGAAGACGTCAGGAGCCGCGTCGATCACGCGGTCGAGGGCCGCCTTGTTTTTGATGAAGTCGGGCGTTAGCACTTCGACCGCGGCGCCGGTGCGGGCGCGAACCGCCTGGACGCACTGGTAAAAGTGCTCCGCGCCGCCGTCGGGCAAGTCATCGCGGGTGACCGACGTAATCACCACATGCTTCAGTCCCAGGCGTGCGGCCGCTTCGGCCACCCGTTCCGGTTCATCCAGTTCCAGCTCTTCCGGTCGTCCGCGAGAGACGGCGCAAAAAGAGCAGGCTCGCGTGCACACGGCGCCCAGGATCATAAAGGTGGCCGTTTTCTGCGAATAGCACTCCATCCGATTGGGGCACTTGCAGTTATCGCAGACCGTTTCCAGGCCCAGTTCGTCCATCAGGCCGGCGGTGAAATTGCTGGCGTTCCCCTTGGGGACATCGCGTTTTAACCACTGCGGCAAACGCCGTCGGGGATCGAGGGCAGCGGGATCGTCGTCGGACGAATCAATAATGGGAAGGTGAAAACTAGTCGCCACGGAAACCTCGCATGCTCGCACACAGCCAAACGGCGGAAAACCCGCCTTGAGCTTCATTGTAACCGTTCGCCTGGCGACGGGAAGGTCGAACCGCCGCCTTCGGGCCATCCTCGACACTGCCGCGCGGCCGTTTCTCGAAGAAAGCAGAACCAGGCCCCCAACAAAATGTAACGGCCCGGCTGGCAATAACGTCGCACCCTACCCAGTGGGGGTGGGCGAAAACACCCAGGACTTGCCATAAGTGCGAAATTTAACAGTCTTTACAAGAAATGGCCGAAGCAGAACCGCCCAGATACCGATAAGTACTTGTGAATATGTCGTTATTATTACGACGCACAACAACCCGCAACTTGCGGCATGGCAGAGCCTTTATTTGTCTTGCCGTTGATTCCAAAAAGCTCTGACCGGAAGGATTCTCACGACTCCTGAACGTCAGAGCTTTCTTTATGCGCTGCTGCGCGGCCGGTCCGCCCACCTTCCACCGCCAGGGCAGGGGGCCGAGCGATCAGGCCAGAATGTCGTCGACCGGCACGATCATGGGCGGCAGATTGGTTTCGTCGAGGTACTGCAGCAGGTTGACCTCGATCGTGCGGCACAGCGTGAACAGCGGCAGGTGCTGCGGTTCCGTGCCGAACGGATCTTCGATCTCGTCGCCAATATCATCCAGCCCAAAGAACGCATGGGAAATCAGCAGCACCACCACCGGCGTCAGGGCGCCGACCGAGTCCAGAATGCCAAACGGCAAAGCGAAGCAGTAAATGGCGACGATCCGATGCATCAGGATCGTATAGGCAAACGGAATCGGCGTGTTTTTGATCCGCTCGCACGCACCCTGGATGTTCGTCAGGCTCTCCAGGCTGCCTTCAAGCAGATTCATGTGATAGTCGTGGATCCAGCCTTCCCGCCAGGCCCAGCGGATCCGCTCTCCCAGCAGGCGCAGAATAAACAGCGGCCGGTTCTTCTGCCCCTTCATCCGAAACAGATCGTCCGGCGTGAAAAACGCCCGTATATCGGCTTCGTCGTCGGTGTTCCGCAAGTGGTGCCGCAGGGCGTGCACATAGCCGATCGTTTTGTAAACGACCTCTTGCTGGAACGCGCGCAGCTCGACCGTCTGATCGCTGTTGATCAGCGTGGTGACCTGCCGGGTGAAGCTGCGCGTGGTGTTGACCAGCGAGCCCCAGAGCTTGCGTCCTTCCCAGTAGCGGTCGTAGGCCGCGTTGTTACGAAACCCCAGGAAGATACCCAGGGCGACGCCGATCAGTTGGAAGGGCGTTACCGTCAGCGAGTAGACATCGACCCAGTTGGCGATATGCGCCGTGGTGACAATGCTGGAAAAGCCCGTGATGACCAGAATGCGCGGAAAGGTCTGCGCCAGGCTGCTCCCTTGCACCTGGAACAGCATCGCCAGCCAGCCGCGGCCATGTTTGACAATCATAGGCGAAACTTGAAAGTAGAATGCCGCGGACGGCTTCCGCCAATGTCTGGCGGCCGCCGTGCAGCCTGCAGCAAAAGAGACGTTCGCTTAACGGAACGGGATCCGCGGCTGACTGAGGAAGTTGGAAACGCTTTCGCTGCTTTTCTTTTTCTCCATCGTGTTCTTCGTGGTGAAGAGCGACGAAATCCCCGACTGCTTCACGCCCGAAGTACTGGGACGATTGGTGCTGCTCGACCCGCCGGAGTACACGCGTCGACTGCCCGTCGGCGCCTGGGTCGCGACAGGGACCGGGGGCGAGCTCGACTTGAACGGATTGAGCAGGTTCAACGTGCTCGACGTGAGTCGCTGCACGCCGCTGGTCAACTGCCCAAGAGCGGTCGAACGGGTCGCCGGCAAGGCGGCGGACGACGGCCGGGCGTTTTCCGACTGGTTGTAACTGGCCCGGGAGCTTTGCCCCGCAGGCAAGGTCGGATTGCCCTGCGCATGCACGACGGAACTGGCCGCCAATCCCGCGGCCAGGCTCGCTGCTAACAAGAGATACTTCATTGCCGGATCTCCTCTTCCAAAAAGGCCCGCACGAACGGCAGGCAACCATTGACGACCGTACATCCTTGCGGTCGAGCTCAGATAAGCGCGGATTCTTTCAGCAACTTCCGTCCGTGTCCAGACCAGTTTTTGCCGTGAAATCTGGGCATCGTGGAAGAGGAAGAAGTGGATTCACCGCCGAGACCACAGGAGCGCCGCAAAGAGAAGAGGACAAGCGACATCGGTTGCCAAGAACCGCCTGACGCTGGGCGGGTCGCCCGGGCCGCAACCAGCGAGCAGGACGTTTCGGCTCTGCAGCAGGTCAATCCACCAGGCAAAACCTCACCGAGCCCAGCAAGGTCAGGGTGGTTCCTTTTGCCCCCGCACAGCTACCGCGAATCGGCGGCGTCGGCTGGTCCGCCGGACGCTTCGGGAGCCTGGCGGTGCGAGGGTTGGAAAGTAACGCGTTTGTTCGAATTCTCCTTGAAATGCTTGAGAAAGGAATCAAGCATCTTTGCCGGAACCGGCCGTGGCGCACCAATGGCGACTGTATCTTTTTCTGCGATAGCAATGAATACGACGCCCGTTTCCGACAGGCTTTGCTGCGAAGCATCGACTAAACTCAATGTACATTCGTCGTAACCGAGCGCATTCAGCGCGCTGATCGTGGCCGTGATGCATTGCGAAGGCGTCACTCCATCAACCTGGATCGAAACCTTGTCCTTTTGCAGCGTCACCGTCCATTGCGGTCGCTCGTCGGCAATGACCGCAGGAGAAAGCGCGGCGACCAGCGCGATCAAGAGGAGGAACGTGAAACGTCTCATGGGCAGCTTCCCTTTGTTTCCGATCGCCTGACTGGATTCCCGAAGAATCCGCCTTTTATCCGCTGGCTATCCGCCTGACCCGCCGTCAGGCACTTGCGATAGGTTTAATCGTAACCGTCACTTGCTCTGATGTCATGCGGCTTTCTTCGCGCCAGCCTGTTTCCGCCCGGCGCCGTGCGGCCCCATTTCCCTTGTCAATTGCCATTTCGCGTCAAAGGCGCTCTCTCACGAGAAGCATCTCGTTGGCGTTTCGTGCAAATTCGTATTCCACTCGTATTAGTTCACCGTCAAACCGCAAATCGTTGAGCAAAGGTTCGAGATGCGGCGAAACGCTACCGTCGAGGGAAGTGACGGGAAAAATCCGCACCTCCTTCGCAACGCGCAGCAATTCGCAGATTGAGGCAGCGTGAAATTCGAGATTCAATAGCGAGGAATACAGGAAAAGAAAATGGGAAACCAAGGCGACATCAAATTGTCTCTCTACAAATGGCAATTGGGGCAGTTCCGCCGCGACGTATTGACTGCCATTTCCCATCGCCGCGAAATCTTCAAGAAACAGGTTCATCGCCGCCATGCGAACTCGACCAAGATGGTCGGGTGACGAAAAGTGCGTCCAGAGAAAATCATCTGCATTCTGCTGAATCTGTTGCATCACCGTGGCATAGGTTTCCGCAATCCTTTGTCGAATTTCACAGGGCGCGTAAGCGTAGATTGGATCGCACGAAACGACGTTCCAGTTCCTGAGACGCGCTTCCACAGGGAAACTGGCCGGTCCATCGGCACACCCTAAGATTGCTTTCGCGGCGAAACGGTCGTCCAGCGAAAACATCTGGCAATACTCCGAGAAGTTTCGGCCCCATGGGACGACGGAATCAAGAGTAAAAGTCATTCGATGGAAAGATCGCTGGAATTTTCAGGAGCGGAAAACTGGCTTCCAGGGAGAACTCAGCGGGATCGCCCAGCGACAGGACTGCGAACCCCGCAACCGCCTCGATCGAGCACCCGCGACGAAGGCGGGCCCGCCAGGGATCGCCCCCACGGGCAAAGTCGGGGTGGTCCACTGTCGCGGTGAGGCCGGCCCTACTGATGGATACGGCATGTGGGTAGCGAGTAGCAACAGGGGCCAGCCAGACTCTGACGATCAGCAACTGGCCCCTTTGTCTCGGGTTTTGGCTTCCATTCTGCCCTGCCAGTCAGAATGGTCGGTGGCAATCGTGGAGATAGTCATAGCACTTCAATACTGTCTCATTGGGTGGAAGAATTGCTTTACCAAAGTTTCCCCAGATGATCTTCATCCACTCAGCCGCACGAACGAAATGACCGTCTCTAAGCCACTTCGCCATGTTCTTGAACATGAATTTGTCACAAGCAGCGTCAACTTCTGCTGTTGTATAACCAACTCCCAAGTGATGTCGTGCAATGACCAGACACAACTGCGCTTCATTAGATATTCGGTCGAGACTGCCCGGTTCTACGTGCTTTGCTGTTCGTTCGAATATTTGCAAGACTCGTTCAAACGCACTGCCATCTACGAATGCCGGCAGCATCAGGGACACATTGACCGCATCATTTGCAATCGTCGGGTTTTCCAATAAACGGTCAAGGTGAACCATGAACTTCTGATAGGTGTCCAAATTGTGACGATTCTCCAAAAGCCAATCGCTCATTGCAAGTGTTTGGAAAGTCATCCAGTCTGCAGTCTCATTCTCACTGGTGATCGACTCTGTCGCCCAATTCCGGGCCTTTACTAGAAGTTGATACGCAAAATCGCCAAGGCCGACAAGGATGCACTCGACCGCTGCTCCAAGATCGGCGTGTGCGCTGGAGGACAATCCTCCGCAGTTTTTTGATTCCTCGAAACTCCGCTGCAATTGCCACTGACAACCAATATCACTTAGCAACAAGTTGCGGGTTTCCGTAGGGTCAAACGCTTGCTTCGTCATGATGAGTAGGTCTTCTGTAGCGTCAGCAACACGGGCCCCCAAAAATCTTGCTCGCCAATCCCGGCTGATTCTCAAAGTTTGGGTAGCCCCTTTCTCTCAAGTGCTCGCCCACAACGCGTCTCCTTGAATATCCAAGCCTGGCATGTTTTCACAATCACCAGCGTATTACCTCTAGACCAGAGCTTTGTCAACCATCGCCCACTATTCGTACTGGATCCCGTCCAGATAAAAGACGATCGGTTTCCCCTGGCCGGCGGCGACCCAGCCGAAGGGGGTTTTGATGCGGTGCAGGTCTTTCCCCTGCAGGTCGAACTTGTACTGTTTCCATTCGGTCGTTAGCTCGACGGTGAGCTCTCCTTTGGCCGTATCGGGGAACGGCTTGTCGCCGCTGATCAGGCCGTACAGGAACTTCACTTTCTCGCCGCCTTGTTCGCCGCGGGCCCAGAAAGTGAGAGTTTTGGCGCCAGTCAGATCGCGGCCGCCGGGCTGGTCGCCCCAGTCCTGCGCCGGATGCTGCCAGACCACGCCGCCCCAGGCGTCGGCCTGGTTGTACGACGCTCGCAGGCATGTTTCCCCGGTGTGCGGCTGCGTGGCTGATCGCGGGTCCATGGCGATCGACTTGGCGGCTCCCATCCAGCCGGAGGCGATAAACGGCGCCTCCGGCGTGCCGTTGGCGTCGATGAGCAGCGGCAGCGTGGCCTTGGCGACGATCGCTTCCGGTTCGGGGCCTTTCACTTTGAGCAGCACATTCCCGACCGCCGCCGCCTGCTTGCCGTCGTCGACAAACGCATACAGCCGATACACGCCGCCGTCCTGCGGCATGGTGAGCGTGGCTCCTTCTTCGTTGGAGCGGGTGACCGCGTCGGCGTAGAGGGTCGTCGGCGCCTGGGCGTCGCCGCCGGTGTTGTAGTTCTTGGCGTCGCGACGCAGCTCCCAGCGGACGGTCAGCGGGTCGTTATCAGGATCGCTGGCCTGCAGGACGACCTGCACGGCGGCGCCCGGTTCGACGAGCGTCTCTCCCTGGACGGCCAGGCCCGTGATGACGGGGCAGCGGTTGGCC is part of the Lignipirellula cremea genome and encodes:
- a CDS encoding tetratricopeptide repeat protein is translated as MTCLIGTVTVLPVSAAEEDEQVAGLVAVHTPQTLIDKNMPVAEVGPGEVLSVLAQREEFLWVETAAQKRGWILKNAVVNLADADVVFDTLIKQEPTNWAFYGGRALVWEARGDAEKALADYDKAIELGLKDPLAYVSRGMFYAAAGKLDEALKDYDQAIELGLKNEQVYSNRAAAYMAKRDFEKAMRDYDAVVAMKPEDPAAYYQRAAAAKIAGDYEAAIKDFGLAIRLQPNHTPALNGRGYMYFMTGKSREAIADFDKVIQLNPQDALAYNNRGFNYQQLGEFKKALADYAKTNELAPSYSLAHQNRAWLLATCPDEKIRDGKQALESGENACRISEYRSPYDVKSLAAAYAEIGDFENAVKWQTKVVTLLNDEDSRQIEREILKMYADKKPYRLKKAD
- a CDS encoding Na+/H+ antiporter NhaA, with the translated sequence MSQKNSNSAVAFLFENSVFLIAGAIVALVWANMDPATYKHLIKFEFQNLLYDKDVAHGHGDHAHDDHAHDDHAGGDADHAAEGTDHADATGDSDADHADTDTDHAASGADHAEAGADHADHGSDAVKAEGHSPKEHHGHPLDIQWFVNDVLMALFFAIAGKEVWEALLPGGALSNPKKAATPLFATLGGVLGPVLVYLTGVFATGHWDDLAKGWAIPCATDIAFSYLVARLIFGATHPAIAFLLLLAIADDAIGLVILAVAYRDAEASMSQYLWLLLTVGAVGIGYMLRYLRVQNFWFYLLIPGVLSWLSFYYAGIHPALGLVPIIPTMPHAHTDLGLFSRMELKRPDTLNQFEHWWKNPVEIILGLFGLVNAGVVFSAAGAGTVWVLVGLLLGKPMGIVFFTWVGDKVFKLEMPKGMNYRHVVAIGLVASIGFTVALFVSTVAFKVDGSADPVATQAIQDSVKMGALGSFFGAVLAFIGAKLMGIKPLLGEDEPTDDNEVEAAH
- the lipA gene encoding lipoyl synthase translates to MATSFHLPIIDSSDDDPAALDPRRRLPQWLKRDVPKGNASNFTAGLMDELGLETVCDNCKCPNRMECYSQKTATFMILGAVCTRACSFCAVSRGRPEELELDEPERVAEAAARLGLKHVVITSVTRDDLPDGGAEHFYQCVQAVRARTGAAVEVLTPDFIKNKAALDRVIDAAPDVFNHNTETVPRLYRKVRGPQSDYTWTLALLRRVKERNPQIKTKSGLMLGLGETHEELFDTLADLLEAGCDFLTLGQYLQPATERLLPVVRYLPPEEFAELGQTAERMGFSKVASGPFVRSSYHAREMSEE
- a CDS encoding bestrophin family protein is translated as MIVKHGRGWLAMLFQVQGSSLAQTFPRILVITGFSSIVTTAHIANWVDVYSLTVTPFQLIGVALGIFLGFRNNAAYDRYWEGRKLWGSLVNTTRSFTRQVTTLINSDQTVELRAFQQEVVYKTIGYVHALRHHLRNTDDEADIRAFFTPDDLFRMKGQKNRPLFILRLLGERIRWAWREGWIHDYHMNLLEGSLESLTNIQGACERIKNTPIPFAYTILMHRIVAIYCFALPFGILDSVGALTPVVVLLISHAFFGLDDIGDEIEDPFGTEPQHLPLFTLCRTIEVNLLQYLDETNLPPMIVPVDDILA